GATGCTATTCGACTCCGACTTTTTCCATTTTCtctaaaggataaagccaaggcCTGGTTGAATTCCAAAGCGCCTAACTCTTTCACCACCTGGAATGCCTTGTCACAAGCTTTTCTGAGTAAGTATTTTCCCCCAGGTAAGACTGCCAAACTTAGAAATGATATTACCAGTTTTGCTCAGTTTGATGGTGAATCTTTGTATGAAGCCTGGGAGAGGTTTAAGGATTTGCAGAGGAAGTGTCCACATCATGGTCTTCCTGATTGGCTGATTGTACAGACTTTCTATAATGGATTAACACATTCAGTCAGAATTACTATAGATGCAGCTGCAGGAGGTACTTTAATGAGTAAGTCAACAGAAGAGGCATATGAGTTGTTAGAAGAAATGGCCTCTAACAATTATCAGTGGTCTAATGAAAGAGGTATGCCTAAGAAAGTTCCAGGTATGTATGATGTAGATGGCATAAACATGTTGAATGCCAAGGTTGATTCTCTAGTAAAAATATTCGGTAAGCTGGGTAATGTGAATTCCATTTCTAGTCCTGTATTGAGTTGTGATTGCTGTGGAGGAGCTCACATGAGTTCTGATTGTATGCAGGTTCAATTTGTGTCTAATTATAAcaggcagcagcagcagaacaACCCTTATTCCAATACATACAACCCAGGATGGAGGAATCATCCCAACTTTTCATGGAAAGATCAAGGTAACCAAGGTAGCAGTTCTAGACCTCTCCATCCTCCTGGTTTCCAACCAAAACCATCCCAACCAGAAAGTAAACAGTCTTGGGAGATAGCTATTGAGAAGTTAGCCAATGCCAGTTCAGAGAGATTTGAGAGACTGGAAGCAAAGGTTGACTAGTTGGCGAGTTCCAATAGAAATGTGGAGATGCAATTGGGGCAGTTAGCCAATTCCATCAATTTTCGTGGACAGGGTAATTTGCCTAGTAAGACAGAGGTCAATCCGAAGGAACATTGCAAGGCAGTCACCTTGAGAAGTGGTAAGCAACTTGGTCAGGTAAGTGGTGAGACTATAGTTGGTGATAAAGTAGACTATGAAGAGGTGAACAAGAAGGTCAGTGAAGAAGTTGAGGACCTAGCCAAGACACCATCCCCACTACCACCAGTCGAACCTTATGTTCCTCCCATTCCTTTTCCTCAAAGGCTTAAGCAGAATAAAATTGATCAACAGTTTGAGAAATTTTTGAAAGTGTTTAGGCAGCTTCACATTAATATTCCTTTTGCAGACGCCTTAGCACAAATTCCTGcatatacaaaatttttaaaggaGATCATGTCTAAGAAgaggaaattggaagatttcgAGACCATTGCCTTGACGGAGGAATGCAGTGCCATTATCCAGAATAAGCTTCCACCAAAGCTAAGAGATCCAGGGAGTTTTTCTATTCCTTGTACTATAGGTGATGTTGATTTTTCTAGAGCTTTGTGTGATTTAGGTGCTAGTGTTTCACTAATGCCTTTATTTGTATCTAGGAAGCTTGGATTGAAGGAGTTAAAGCCTACTACCATCTCTTTGCAGCTAGCTGATCGATCGGTCAAATATCCTTTGGGTATTCTTGAGAATGTGCTGATCAAGGTAAAGAAGTTTATCATTCCAGTTGATTTTATTGTtttggagatggaagaagacACCGAGATCCCTATCATTTTAGGTCGGCCCTTTCTAGCCACAGCTGGAGCTATCATAGATGTTAAGAATGGTAGGTTGACTTTGAAGGTTGGTGAAGAAGAGGTAGAGTTTAATTTATTTGAAGCTACTAAATATCCTTCTTTTACTGATCATGTTTTTCGAGTTGATGTTGTAGATGAGTCGACTAGAGAGG
The sequence above is drawn from the Phoenix dactylifera cultivar Barhee BC4 unplaced genomic scaffold, palm_55x_up_171113_PBpolish2nd_filt_p 001852F, whole genome shotgun sequence genome and encodes:
- the LOC120109139 gene encoding uncharacterized protein LOC120109139 translates to MADNQDNQNKRLLSDYAVPNVNGAQPSIVRPTVNANNFEIKPGLIQMVQQEQFGGGPSEDPHAHLANFLEICDTIKMNGVSDDAIRLRLFPFSLKDKAKAWLNSKAPNSFTTWNALSQAFLSKYFPPGKTAKLRNDITSFAQFDGESLYEAWERFKDLQRKCPHHGLPDWLIVQTFYNGLTHSVRITIDAAAGGTLMSKSTEEAYELLEEMASNNYQWSNERGMPKKVPGMYDVDGINMLNAKVDSLVKIFGKLGNVNSISSPVLSCDCCGGAHMSSDCMQVQFVSNYNRQQQQNNPYSNTYNPGWRNHPNFSWKDQGNQGSSSRPLHPPGFQPKPSQPESKQSWEIAIEKLANASSERFERLEAKVD